GTTGGCTCCGCATCTTCACCCCTTCGTCAGGGTCCTGCATGCTCACGACCACGCGCTCCATCTGCGCGAGCGCCCCGTGAGGGGctgccccggcccgccccgcccccacccggccGAAAGCCCCGAGCGCCCGGGCCCGGACCCTGGGCAGCGGCTTAGACCCGCGGAGCGCCGGGCCGCGCGGGGGTCCCGAGCCCGCAAGGGCGGCCAGGGCCGCGCGGCGCCCACCTTGTCCAGATTCGGCCTCTGTGCGCGGGCGCGCCCGCCGGCGGCCATGGCAGCGGCAGGTGGCGCAGTCCGGTCCCGCCCCGCGCCGGGTTAATCCTGTGGCCTTGGGGCCGGCGGCCACGCGCCAGCGACCAGTATCCCCCAAGCCCGGAGCCCTCAGAGCCGGGGCCGTAGGGGTGGCTCTCCGAGGGTCCAGGGGTTGGTGGCGGAAGCTCACCTGGGGTGGGCTCCCCCTCCCCGGTAGGCAAGGCCAGTCGCAGGGTCTTGGGGAGGGGCATTTGTGGACAGCCGCCTGAGGCCCAGCTCAGATGTGGCCAGGGGTCACCGCCACGGGTTGTGGCACTGCTGTGACCGCCCTGACAGGGCAGGGAAGATGGGGGCGCCCACGGCCATCCCCTGCGGGAGGGGAAATGCCTTCGGTGGAATCTGGGGGGGGGGCCTGTGCGGGCGGGGCCGGCGACCAGGTGGAGGGGGTCATGCTGTCTATGAGTGTGCGAGCTCTGGCGGGGGTGAGATGGCCAGATGGTCTCGTCCCTGTGCGGGCGGGGCCGGCGACCAGGTGGAGGGGGTCATGCTGTCTATGAGTGTGCGAGCTCTGGCGGGGGTGAGATGGCCAGATGGTCTCGTCCCTGTGCGTAAAGAAGGATCCTCAGAATTAAGCCCCAGGGCTCCGGGCCTTGCTGGGGTCCCCCAGGCTGAGCGCAGAGTGGGGGCAGGCTGCCAGGACCTTTGGCTAAGAGAGGGGGGCTTTCGCCAGCAGGGGAGCCCCGCACGCCTCCCGGCCAGACTCACCAGCGGCCACCTCCACCTGGTGACCTGGGCGGGGAGCTGGTGCCGGGAGCCTACTAGAGGCCATCCTCAAGTCCATTGCCACCACTGGTGGCGACAGAGGGGCTGGAGAGGACCCTACCCCCGCTGCCCCTAGCCCAGGGGagcaggctgccctgggcctgggcgtCCACCAGTAGCCTTTCCTTGGTGAAGGGGAGGCTGGGGCCAGCCTTGGGCAGCTTGCAAGCAGGTAAAGGCCCAAGGGGACCTTACGGGGGGGCGGGGCGGCTCTGTGTGAGTGACCGTGGGGACAGTTGTCCTCAGGCCTGGTGCCCAGGACCGGCCGCTCAGACAGGACAGGTTATGTCAAACCCTCTGGCCCAGAGTGTgggatggggccaggctggggctgctccTTTCTCAGGCCCTGCCCCCCTTGGGTCCCCCAGTGGCCAGGTGAGGTTGGGTGTCCAGGTTGGCTGCCatccaccccgccccacccccgctgccGCCCAGCACTCCCAGCATTGGCCTCAATGCCCTCCTCTTCCCAGAACAGGCCCTGGGCAACTGAAGAGGCCACCCCCATGGTCATTCACACAGGGCCAACCCCCCAGGAAGCGTCTTGGTCCGTGTGTCCGGCTTCTGGGAGCCGCTGGGGCTGTGGGGccggcccaggccctggcagcgCCGAGCGCGGGGCCCCAGGTGCGGCCTGCACCACCTGCCCATAATGGGAGCCCGGGGACAGGGACGGGTGCGGGGCGCGCACCTGCTCCCAGCGGCGCCGCCTGCCCCGCCCAGAGGGCTTCCCAGGAGACCCTGAGCCTCTCGCTGGCgccgtgggggtggggcggccgGAGCGGGTGCGGCCGGGCGACGGGGACCGTGACGGCAGCTGGTGTGGAGCCGCGGTCGGGCGCTCGGCGCGGGGTACGGGCGTGTCGCGGCGGGGACGGCCCGGTGCCAGCGCCGTGCGGGCGACACGCGCGTCTCTGCGGGGCTGCGCGGGGTCCGCGGAGCGGCTGGGGGCGCGCGGCGCGGGCGCGGCGCTGGGCGCGGGGGGCGCTCCCGGCCGGGATGAGCTCACCGCAGTCGCGCCGGGGCTGAGCGCCGAGCCGGGCGGCGGCTCCGCGGCGGGCCGGGCCGCGCGCCACCATGCTGGGCCTGGACGCGTGCGAGCTGGGGgcgcagctgctggagctgctcCGGCTGGCGCTGTGCGCCCGAGGTGAGCTGCCGGGCTGGGCGGTCGGCCACGTGGGCGGGGGGCTAGGACCGGGGCGGGGGCCGTTCCCCCGCCACCCCCCCCGCGCGATAACTTCGGGGGCGCTCGGGGCCCTCCGGCTGCGGGTGGGGAAGGaagccagcaggggctgggcctgtcTGTGAGGCGCGGGGGGCCCCTCTCCCTTAGGTGGGGCCCGTAAGGGCTCAGAGACGTCCCTGCCTCCGGGGCTGCaggagaggggcgggggggggggggcgggaggcaggggtggggagccccCGGAGGCCAGTGCGGTGGGAGCTGGTCTgggtccccccaccccggccgcgGAGGAGGCGCGCCGGGGACCGGGTGGCCTCGGTGGGGGCCGCAGCTTGATGCTGGATGCCAGGGTGGGCGTGGGCAGCTGCTCACCCACCTTCCCTGACCGGCAGTCCTCCTGGCCGACAAGGAGGGTGGGCAGTCGAAGCCTGACGAGGCGCTCGAGGAGGAGGTGCTGGACGAGGCCGTGCCGGGCTACCAGGCCCCGCGCAGGAAGAGCGTGCTGGAGATCCTGCAGCTGGACCCGGGGGACGCCAGCCTGCTCACGTACAAGCGGGTGCTGCTGGGGCCCCCGCCGCCTGTCGTGGGTACGGTctcaggccctggccctggggggaggcggcggggcggggcgggcggggcgggctgtGGGGGCACCCTGCAGACCCCATCTCTCCCCAGACCCCAGCCTGCCCGACGTGCAGGTGATGAGGCTGACGCTGCTGTCCGAGCAGGCCCCGGCGCCCGTCACCATGGACCTCACAGGTGGGTCCTCCACCgagccccca
This sequence is a window from Lepus europaeus isolate LE1 chromosome 21, mLepTim1.pri, whole genome shotgun sequence. Protein-coding genes within it:
- the ARHGDIG gene encoding rho GDP-dissociation inhibitor 3; protein product: MLGLDACELGAQLLELLRLALCARVLLADKEGGQSKPDEALEEEVLDEAVPGYQAPRRKSVLEILQLDPGDASLLTYKRVLLGPPPPVVDPSLPDVQVMRLTLLSEQAPAPVTMDLTGNLAALKDQVFVLKEGVDYRVKITFKVNREIVSGLRCVHHTYRRGLRVDKAVCMVGSYGPRAQEYEFVTAMEEVPRGLLVRGPYVVSSLFTDDDRTRHLSWEWGLLICRDWAD